A stretch of the Acyrthosiphon pisum isolate AL4f chromosome A2, pea_aphid_22Mar2018_4r6ur, whole genome shotgun sequence genome encodes the following:
- the LOC100159638 gene encoding palmitoyltransferase ZDHHC15 isoform X1, with protein MEAPSSKKLCCTVCVHTVKSIPVIFILCILAWSYYAYVYHLCLSRVTSVELSVPYLLVYHIILVLFLWSYFKTIFTEPSGAPPNCLFILLQFRLPEEVFEEFNRNPIDLSRQSAILRDFAENLPIMTFTNTNEHFFSDIRFCDKCKIVKPDRSHHCSVCRKCVLKMDHHCPWVNNCVSYSNYKYFILFLAYGLLMCIFVAATTIEYVIKFWDITTDMRIQDGSYKIHIIFLFFIASMFSLSLFSLLAYHIYLVSKNRTTLESFRPPKFLEGSDKNGFNLGCCRNIREVFGKEVLLWPFPIDTRLGEGVSFPINKTVPEAQSLLFSDVNDQKTSIDFEHYDTSLFTSILISDDNMSSTDTNAPKYQDLIQI; from the exons ATGGAAGCACCGTCATCGAAAAAATTATGCTGCACCGTTTGCGTCCACACAGTCAAGAGCATCCCggtgatatttattttgtgcaTACTCGCGTGGTCGTATTACGCGTACGTCTATCACCTGTGCCTCA GTCGAGTCACGTCCGTTGAACTGTCGGTGCCGTATCTGCTAGTGTACCACATAATACTAGTGTTGTTCCTATGGTCGTACTTCAAAACGATTTTCACAGAGCCAAGCGGCGCGCCACCTAAT tgcctatttattttattacagttcAGATTACCTGAAGAAGTATTTGAAGAGTTCAATAGGAATCCTATAGACTTGAGCAGGCAAAGCGCTATTTTACGTGATTTTGCTGAAAACTTGCCTATCATGACGTTCACAAATACCAATG aacattttttttcagatattcGGTTCTgtgataaatgtaaaatagtcAAGCCAGACAGATCACACCATTGCAGTGTGTGTCGTAAATGTGTGTTAAAAATGGATCACCATTGTCCATGGGTGAATAATTGTGTCTCATATTCCAActacaagtattttatattatttttggccTACGGTCTTTTAATGTGCATTTTTGTGGCTGCTACAACAATTGAATATGTTATCAAGTTCTGGGATATTACTACAgatatg CGAATTCAAGATGgatcatataaaatacatataatattcttattttttattgcttCAATGTTTTCATTAAGCTTATTCTCACTGCTTGCATATCATATCTACCTGGTTTCAAAAAACAGAACAActttag agTCTTTCCGTCCTCCTAAATTCTTGGAAGGTAGTGATAAAAATGGATTCAACTTAGGATGCTGCAGAAATATACGAGAAGTGTTTGGTAAAGAAGTTCTTCTGTGGCCTTTTCCTATAGACACACG CCTTGGTGAAGGTGTATCATTTCCAATCAATAAAACTGTACCTGAAGCTCAAAGTCTATTATTCTCAGATGTGAACGACCAGAAAACATCaattg atttcgaACATTATGATACGTCATTGTTTACATCAATCTTAATAAG TGATGATAACATGAGCTCGACAGATACAAACGCCCCTAAATATCAAGATCTTATTCAAATTTAg
- the LOC100159638 gene encoding palmitoyltransferase ZDHHC15 isoform X3, which translates to MEAPSSKKLCCTVCVHTVKSIPVIFILCILAWSYYAYVYHLCLSRVTSVELSVPYLLVYHIILVLFLWSYFKTIFTEPSGAPPNFRLPEEVFEEFNRNPIDLSRQSAILRDFAENLPIMTFTNTNEHFFSDIRFCDKCKIVKPDRSHHCSVCRKCVLKMDHHCPWVNNCVSYSNYKYFILFLAYGLLMCIFVAATTIEYVIKFWDITTDMRIQDGSYKIHIIFLFFIASMFSLSLFSLLAYHIYLVSKNRTTLESFRPPKFLEGSDKNGFNLGCCRNIREVFGKEVLLWPFPIDTRLGEGVSFPINKTVPEAQSLLFSDVNDQKTSIDFEHYDTSLFTSILISDDNMSSTDTNAPKYQDLIQI; encoded by the exons ATGGAAGCACCGTCATCGAAAAAATTATGCTGCACCGTTTGCGTCCACACAGTCAAGAGCATCCCggtgatatttattttgtgcaTACTCGCGTGGTCGTATTACGCGTACGTCTATCACCTGTGCCTCA GTCGAGTCACGTCCGTTGAACTGTCGGTGCCGTATCTGCTAGTGTACCACATAATACTAGTGTTGTTCCTATGGTCGTACTTCAAAACGATTTTCACAGAGCCAAGCGGCGCGCCACCTAAT ttcAGATTACCTGAAGAAGTATTTGAAGAGTTCAATAGGAATCCTATAGACTTGAGCAGGCAAAGCGCTATTTTACGTGATTTTGCTGAAAACTTGCCTATCATGACGTTCACAAATACCAATG aacattttttttcagatattcGGTTCTgtgataaatgtaaaatagtcAAGCCAGACAGATCACACCATTGCAGTGTGTGTCGTAAATGTGTGTTAAAAATGGATCACCATTGTCCATGGGTGAATAATTGTGTCTCATATTCCAActacaagtattttatattatttttggccTACGGTCTTTTAATGTGCATTTTTGTGGCTGCTACAACAATTGAATATGTTATCAAGTTCTGGGATATTACTACAgatatg CGAATTCAAGATGgatcatataaaatacatataatattcttattttttattgcttCAATGTTTTCATTAAGCTTATTCTCACTGCTTGCATATCATATCTACCTGGTTTCAAAAAACAGAACAActttag agTCTTTCCGTCCTCCTAAATTCTTGGAAGGTAGTGATAAAAATGGATTCAACTTAGGATGCTGCAGAAATATACGAGAAGTGTTTGGTAAAGAAGTTCTTCTGTGGCCTTTTCCTATAGACACACG CCTTGGTGAAGGTGTATCATTTCCAATCAATAAAACTGTACCTGAAGCTCAAAGTCTATTATTCTCAGATGTGAACGACCAGAAAACATCaattg atttcgaACATTATGATACGTCATTGTTTACATCAATCTTAATAAG TGATGATAACATGAGCTCGACAGATACAAACGCCCCTAAATATCAAGATCTTATTCAAATTTAg
- the LOC100159638 gene encoding palmitoyltransferase ZDHHC15 isoform X4: MEAPSSKKLCCTVCVHTVKSIPVIFILCILAWSYYAYVYHLCLSRVTSVELSVPYLLVYHIILVLFLWSYFKTIFTEPSGAPPNFRLPEEVFEEFNRNPIDLSRQSAILRDFAENLPIMTFTNTNDIRFCDKCKIVKPDRSHHCSVCRKCVLKMDHHCPWVNNCVSYSNYKYFILFLAYGLLMCIFVAATTIEYVIKFWDITTDMRIQDGSYKIHIIFLFFIASMFSLSLFSLLAYHIYLVSKNRTTLESFRPPKFLEGSDKNGFNLGCCRNIREVFGKEVLLWPFPIDTRLGEGVSFPINKTVPEAQSLLFSDVNDQKTSIDFEHYDTSLFTSILISDDNMSSTDTNAPKYQDLIQI, translated from the exons ATGGAAGCACCGTCATCGAAAAAATTATGCTGCACCGTTTGCGTCCACACAGTCAAGAGCATCCCggtgatatttattttgtgcaTACTCGCGTGGTCGTATTACGCGTACGTCTATCACCTGTGCCTCA GTCGAGTCACGTCCGTTGAACTGTCGGTGCCGTATCTGCTAGTGTACCACATAATACTAGTGTTGTTCCTATGGTCGTACTTCAAAACGATTTTCACAGAGCCAAGCGGCGCGCCACCTAAT ttcAGATTACCTGAAGAAGTATTTGAAGAGTTCAATAGGAATCCTATAGACTTGAGCAGGCAAAGCGCTATTTTACGTGATTTTGCTGAAAACTTGCCTATCATGACGTTCACAAATACCAATG atattcGGTTCTgtgataaatgtaaaatagtcAAGCCAGACAGATCACACCATTGCAGTGTGTGTCGTAAATGTGTGTTAAAAATGGATCACCATTGTCCATGGGTGAATAATTGTGTCTCATATTCCAActacaagtattttatattatttttggccTACGGTCTTTTAATGTGCATTTTTGTGGCTGCTACAACAATTGAATATGTTATCAAGTTCTGGGATATTACTACAgatatg CGAATTCAAGATGgatcatataaaatacatataatattcttattttttattgcttCAATGTTTTCATTAAGCTTATTCTCACTGCTTGCATATCATATCTACCTGGTTTCAAAAAACAGAACAActttag agTCTTTCCGTCCTCCTAAATTCTTGGAAGGTAGTGATAAAAATGGATTCAACTTAGGATGCTGCAGAAATATACGAGAAGTGTTTGGTAAAGAAGTTCTTCTGTGGCCTTTTCCTATAGACACACG CCTTGGTGAAGGTGTATCATTTCCAATCAATAAAACTGTACCTGAAGCTCAAAGTCTATTATTCTCAGATGTGAACGACCAGAAAACATCaattg atttcgaACATTATGATACGTCATTGTTTACATCAATCTTAATAAG TGATGATAACATGAGCTCGACAGATACAAACGCCCCTAAATATCAAGATCTTATTCAAATTTAg
- the LOC100159638 gene encoding palmitoyltransferase ZDHHC15 isoform X2, whose amino-acid sequence MEAPSSKKLCCTVCVHTVKSIPVIFILCILAWSYYAYVYHLCLSRVTSVELSVPYLLVYHIILVLFLWSYFKTIFTEPSGAPPNCLFILLQFRLPEEVFEEFNRNPIDLSRQSAILRDFAENLPIMTFTNTNDIRFCDKCKIVKPDRSHHCSVCRKCVLKMDHHCPWVNNCVSYSNYKYFILFLAYGLLMCIFVAATTIEYVIKFWDITTDMRIQDGSYKIHIIFLFFIASMFSLSLFSLLAYHIYLVSKNRTTLESFRPPKFLEGSDKNGFNLGCCRNIREVFGKEVLLWPFPIDTRLGEGVSFPINKTVPEAQSLLFSDVNDQKTSIDFEHYDTSLFTSILISDDNMSSTDTNAPKYQDLIQI is encoded by the exons ATGGAAGCACCGTCATCGAAAAAATTATGCTGCACCGTTTGCGTCCACACAGTCAAGAGCATCCCggtgatatttattttgtgcaTACTCGCGTGGTCGTATTACGCGTACGTCTATCACCTGTGCCTCA GTCGAGTCACGTCCGTTGAACTGTCGGTGCCGTATCTGCTAGTGTACCACATAATACTAGTGTTGTTCCTATGGTCGTACTTCAAAACGATTTTCACAGAGCCAAGCGGCGCGCCACCTAAT tgcctatttattttattacagttcAGATTACCTGAAGAAGTATTTGAAGAGTTCAATAGGAATCCTATAGACTTGAGCAGGCAAAGCGCTATTTTACGTGATTTTGCTGAAAACTTGCCTATCATGACGTTCACAAATACCAATG atattcGGTTCTgtgataaatgtaaaatagtcAAGCCAGACAGATCACACCATTGCAGTGTGTGTCGTAAATGTGTGTTAAAAATGGATCACCATTGTCCATGGGTGAATAATTGTGTCTCATATTCCAActacaagtattttatattatttttggccTACGGTCTTTTAATGTGCATTTTTGTGGCTGCTACAACAATTGAATATGTTATCAAGTTCTGGGATATTACTACAgatatg CGAATTCAAGATGgatcatataaaatacatataatattcttattttttattgcttCAATGTTTTCATTAAGCTTATTCTCACTGCTTGCATATCATATCTACCTGGTTTCAAAAAACAGAACAActttag agTCTTTCCGTCCTCCTAAATTCTTGGAAGGTAGTGATAAAAATGGATTCAACTTAGGATGCTGCAGAAATATACGAGAAGTGTTTGGTAAAGAAGTTCTTCTGTGGCCTTTTCCTATAGACACACG CCTTGGTGAAGGTGTATCATTTCCAATCAATAAAACTGTACCTGAAGCTCAAAGTCTATTATTCTCAGATGTGAACGACCAGAAAACATCaattg atttcgaACATTATGATACGTCATTGTTTACATCAATCTTAATAAG TGATGATAACATGAGCTCGACAGATACAAACGCCCCTAAATATCAAGATCTTATTCAAATTTAg
- the LOC100159638 gene encoding palmitoyltransferase ZDHHC15 isoform X7 — MEAPSSKKLCCTVCVHTVKSIPVIFILCILAWSYYAYVYHLCLSRVTSVELSVPYLLVYHIILVLFLWSYFKTIFTEPSGAPPNFRLPEEVFEEFNRNPIDLSRQSAILRDFAENLPIMTFTNTNDIRFCDKCKIVKPDRSHHCSVCRKCVLKMDHHCPWVNNCVSYSNYKYFILFLAYGLLMCIFVAATTIEYVIKFWDITTDMRIQDGSYKIHIIFLFFIASMFSLSLFSLLAYHIYLVSKNRTTLESFRPPKFLEGSDKNGFNLGCCRNIREVFGKEVLLWPFPIDTRLGDGVIYPLASDLKSNDSVRQSSNKSRTPFTV; from the exons ATGGAAGCACCGTCATCGAAAAAATTATGCTGCACCGTTTGCGTCCACACAGTCAAGAGCATCCCggtgatatttattttgtgcaTACTCGCGTGGTCGTATTACGCGTACGTCTATCACCTGTGCCTCA GTCGAGTCACGTCCGTTGAACTGTCGGTGCCGTATCTGCTAGTGTACCACATAATACTAGTGTTGTTCCTATGGTCGTACTTCAAAACGATTTTCACAGAGCCAAGCGGCGCGCCACCTAAT ttcAGATTACCTGAAGAAGTATTTGAAGAGTTCAATAGGAATCCTATAGACTTGAGCAGGCAAAGCGCTATTTTACGTGATTTTGCTGAAAACTTGCCTATCATGACGTTCACAAATACCAATG atattcGGTTCTgtgataaatgtaaaatagtcAAGCCAGACAGATCACACCATTGCAGTGTGTGTCGTAAATGTGTGTTAAAAATGGATCACCATTGTCCATGGGTGAATAATTGTGTCTCATATTCCAActacaagtattttatattatttttggccTACGGTCTTTTAATGTGCATTTTTGTGGCTGCTACAACAATTGAATATGTTATCAAGTTCTGGGATATTACTACAgatatg CGAATTCAAGATGgatcatataaaatacatataatattcttattttttattgcttCAATGTTTTCATTAAGCTTATTCTCACTGCTTGCATATCATATCTACCTGGTTTCAAAAAACAGAACAActttag agTCTTTCCGTCCTCCTAAATTCTTGGAAGGTAGTGATAAAAATGGATTCAACTTAGGATGCTGCAGAAATATACGAGAAGTGTTTGGTAAAGAAGTTCTTCTGTGGCCTTTTCCTATAGACACACG TTTGGGGGATGGTGTAATTTATCCGTTGGCGAGCGACCTGAAGTCTAATGATAGTGTTAGGCAATCATCAAACAAGTCCAGGACACCATTTACCGTTtag
- the LOC100159638 gene encoding palmitoyltransferase ZDHHC15 isoform X5 has product MEAPSSKKLCCTVCVHTVKSIPVIFILCILAWSYYAYVYHLCLSRVTSVELSVPYLLVYHIILVLFLWSYFKTIFTEPSGAPPNCLFILLQFRLPEEVFEEFNRNPIDLSRQSAILRDFAENLPIMTFTNTNEHFFSDIRFCDKCKIVKPDRSHHCSVCRKCVLKMDHHCPWVNNCVSYSNYKYFILFLAYGLLMCIFVAATTIEYVIKFWDITTDMRIQDGSYKIHIIFLFFIASMFSLSLFSLLAYHIYLVSKNRTTLESFRPPKFLEGSDKNGFNLGCCRNIREVFGKEVLLWPFPIDTRLGDGVIYPLASDLKSNDSVRQSSNKSRTPFTV; this is encoded by the exons ATGGAAGCACCGTCATCGAAAAAATTATGCTGCACCGTTTGCGTCCACACAGTCAAGAGCATCCCggtgatatttattttgtgcaTACTCGCGTGGTCGTATTACGCGTACGTCTATCACCTGTGCCTCA GTCGAGTCACGTCCGTTGAACTGTCGGTGCCGTATCTGCTAGTGTACCACATAATACTAGTGTTGTTCCTATGGTCGTACTTCAAAACGATTTTCACAGAGCCAAGCGGCGCGCCACCTAAT tgcctatttattttattacagttcAGATTACCTGAAGAAGTATTTGAAGAGTTCAATAGGAATCCTATAGACTTGAGCAGGCAAAGCGCTATTTTACGTGATTTTGCTGAAAACTTGCCTATCATGACGTTCACAAATACCAATG aacattttttttcagatattcGGTTCTgtgataaatgtaaaatagtcAAGCCAGACAGATCACACCATTGCAGTGTGTGTCGTAAATGTGTGTTAAAAATGGATCACCATTGTCCATGGGTGAATAATTGTGTCTCATATTCCAActacaagtattttatattatttttggccTACGGTCTTTTAATGTGCATTTTTGTGGCTGCTACAACAATTGAATATGTTATCAAGTTCTGGGATATTACTACAgatatg CGAATTCAAGATGgatcatataaaatacatataatattcttattttttattgcttCAATGTTTTCATTAAGCTTATTCTCACTGCTTGCATATCATATCTACCTGGTTTCAAAAAACAGAACAActttag agTCTTTCCGTCCTCCTAAATTCTTGGAAGGTAGTGATAAAAATGGATTCAACTTAGGATGCTGCAGAAATATACGAGAAGTGTTTGGTAAAGAAGTTCTTCTGTGGCCTTTTCCTATAGACACACG TTTGGGGGATGGTGTAATTTATCCGTTGGCGAGCGACCTGAAGTCTAATGATAGTGTTAGGCAATCATCAAACAAGTCCAGGACACCATTTACCGTTtag
- the LOC100159638 gene encoding palmitoyltransferase ZDHHC15 isoform X6, which produces MEAPSSKKLCCTVCVHTVKSIPVIFILCILAWSYYAYVYHLCLSRVTSVELSVPYLLVYHIILVLFLWSYFKTIFTEPSGAPPNCLFILLQFRLPEEVFEEFNRNPIDLSRQSAILRDFAENLPIMTFTNTNDIRFCDKCKIVKPDRSHHCSVCRKCVLKMDHHCPWVNNCVSYSNYKYFILFLAYGLLMCIFVAATTIEYVIKFWDITTDMRIQDGSYKIHIIFLFFIASMFSLSLFSLLAYHIYLVSKNRTTLESFRPPKFLEGSDKNGFNLGCCRNIREVFGKEVLLWPFPIDTRLGDGVIYPLASDLKSNDSVRQSSNKSRTPFTV; this is translated from the exons ATGGAAGCACCGTCATCGAAAAAATTATGCTGCACCGTTTGCGTCCACACAGTCAAGAGCATCCCggtgatatttattttgtgcaTACTCGCGTGGTCGTATTACGCGTACGTCTATCACCTGTGCCTCA GTCGAGTCACGTCCGTTGAACTGTCGGTGCCGTATCTGCTAGTGTACCACATAATACTAGTGTTGTTCCTATGGTCGTACTTCAAAACGATTTTCACAGAGCCAAGCGGCGCGCCACCTAAT tgcctatttattttattacagttcAGATTACCTGAAGAAGTATTTGAAGAGTTCAATAGGAATCCTATAGACTTGAGCAGGCAAAGCGCTATTTTACGTGATTTTGCTGAAAACTTGCCTATCATGACGTTCACAAATACCAATG atattcGGTTCTgtgataaatgtaaaatagtcAAGCCAGACAGATCACACCATTGCAGTGTGTGTCGTAAATGTGTGTTAAAAATGGATCACCATTGTCCATGGGTGAATAATTGTGTCTCATATTCCAActacaagtattttatattatttttggccTACGGTCTTTTAATGTGCATTTTTGTGGCTGCTACAACAATTGAATATGTTATCAAGTTCTGGGATATTACTACAgatatg CGAATTCAAGATGgatcatataaaatacatataatattcttattttttattgcttCAATGTTTTCATTAAGCTTATTCTCACTGCTTGCATATCATATCTACCTGGTTTCAAAAAACAGAACAActttag agTCTTTCCGTCCTCCTAAATTCTTGGAAGGTAGTGATAAAAATGGATTCAACTTAGGATGCTGCAGAAATATACGAGAAGTGTTTGGTAAAGAAGTTCTTCTGTGGCCTTTTCCTATAGACACACG TTTGGGGGATGGTGTAATTTATCCGTTGGCGAGCGACCTGAAGTCTAATGATAGTGTTAGGCAATCATCAAACAAGTCCAGGACACCATTTACCGTTtag